The following coding sequences are from one Primulina huaijiensis isolate GDHJ02 unplaced genomic scaffold, ASM1229523v2 scaffold32877, whole genome shotgun sequence window:
- the LOC140968194 gene encoding F-box/kelch-repeat protein At3g23880-like, whose protein sequence is MGTQESNPFANLPQDLITEILSRLPVKSLFRFRCVSKSWLFLISSPEFETNYLEVSTTRRRRLVFGTATALYTCPLNGIFYELPHVDYELCDFTKDYRHDKIQMVGSCNGLVCLVYPFTGHIFVWNPAIRKYRQLPFPRVSYREPHGFGYDASSDDYKVVHIVQKLNSTPYSRTYSLRNDSWKSSDWSHGRMSFGGSGVFLNGAIHWIVAYDDNGAKVWAVVAQSLATGELIWTVALPLQSWAFLQVLGERLCACFRCGFQIDVWVMKEYGVEKSWSKMYCWDESMFMRKPLLVTEEGVITTKTHNRFMSFVFLKNWDHLQYLEGRHVTATTYVESFVNPIKTW, encoded by the coding sequence ATGGGAACCCAAGAATCAAATCCTTTCGCAAATCTTCCACAGGACCTGATCACCGAAATCTTATCCAGGCTCCCCGTGAAGTCTCTTTTCAGGTTCAGATGTGTTTCGAAATCTTGGCTTTTCCTCATCTCCAGCCCCGAATTCGAGACCAACTATCTCGAAGTTTCGACTACTCGCCGCCGAAGACTCGTCTTCGGCACTGCCACTGCACTTTATACTTGCCCACTTAACGGTATCTTTTATGAACTTCCTCATGTAGATTATGAGCTGTGTGATTTCACTAAGGATTACCGACATGATAAGATTCAGATGGTGGGTTCTTGTAACGGGTTGGTCTGTTTAGTTTATCCATTCACAGGTCATATCTTTGTGTGGAATCCAGCGATAAGAAAGTATAGGCAACTACCTTTTCCGCGAGTCAGCTATCGGGAACCCCACGGGTTCGGTTACGATGCATCTTCAGATGATTATAAAGTCGTGCACATTGTTCAAAAGCTAAATTCCACACCCTATTCCAGAACTTATAGCTTGAGAAACGATTCGTGGAAGTCGTCGGATTGGTCTCATGGTAGGATGTCGTTTGGTGGATCAGGTGTGTTTCTGAATGGGGCAATTCATTGGATAGTTGCTTACGACGATAATGGTGCCAAAGTTTGGGCCGTGGTGGCGCAAAGCTTGGCAACGGGAGAATTAATTTGGACTGTGGCACTTCCGTTGCAAAGTTGGGCCTTTCTGCAAGTTTTGGGGGAGCGTTTGTGTGCGTGTTTCCGATGTGGTTTTCAGATCGATGTTTGGGTGATGAAGGAGTATGGTGTGGAGAAATCTTGGAGCAAAATGTATTGCTGGGATGAATCCATGTTCATGAGGAAGCCTTTATTAGTCACGGAAGAAGGGGTTATTACGACCAAGACACATAACAGATTTATGTCAttcgtatttttaaaaaattgggaCCATCTTCAATATTTAGAGGGTAGACATGTTACGGCTACGACCTATGTTGAGAGCTTTGTGAACCCTATTAAAACATGGTAG